The Nodosilinea sp. PGN35 genome has a window encoding:
- a CDS encoding alpha/beta hydrolase, with product MGYTTQASTPVEVHITTLTGTLHGTQIIPASNVPEPAVLIIAGSGPTDRNGNNSLAGQNNSLKLLAEGLADHGIASIRYDKRGIGESAAAGTEEADLRFDTYVEDAALWIQQLQADSRFSSITVIGHSEGSLIGMLATQKNGADAFVSIAGPAQTASQLLRDQLRPSLPDALWQQNEQILAALEQGDIVTSIPPELNALYRLSVQPYLISWFRYTPTQEIRRLTVPVLIAQGTTDIQVPVSEAQALKMAKPDAKLRIIEGMNHVLKAVPLDPEQQTASYSDPTLPVVPELVEGISQFIHTSEMRRESNQSLHRNVPN from the coding sequence ATGGGTTACACGACACAAGCCTCAACACCTGTCGAGGTTCACATTACAACGTTAACAGGCACGCTCCATGGCACACAGATTATTCCAGCGTCTAATGTGCCAGAGCCAGCGGTGCTGATCATTGCGGGTTCAGGTCCGACCGATCGCAATGGAAACAATTCTCTAGCTGGGCAGAATAACAGCCTCAAACTCCTCGCTGAAGGATTAGCGGATCATGGCATTGCCTCAATCCGATATGACAAACGCGGGATTGGAGAAAGCGCAGCCGCAGGAACTGAAGAAGCTGATTTGCGTTTCGATACCTATGTTGAAGATGCTGCACTTTGGATTCAGCAATTGCAGGCAGATTCTCGTTTCTCAAGCATCACCGTAATTGGTCACAGCGAAGGCTCTCTGATTGGAATGCTGGCAACCCAAAAAAACGGAGCAGATGCTTTTGTATCAATTGCCGGACCTGCCCAAACTGCATCACAACTTTTACGAGATCAACTGCGACCTAGCTTGCCAGATGCATTATGGCAACAGAATGAGCAGATTCTTGCTGCTCTGGAGCAAGGTGACATAGTGACCTCTATTCCACCAGAACTCAACGCGCTCTACAGATTGAGTGTCCAACCCTACCTCATTTCCTGGTTTCGCTATACCCCTACCCAAGAGATTAGGCGTCTCACTGTACCTGTTCTAATTGCTCAAGGAACAACGGATATTCAAGTGCCTGTCAGTGAGGCGCAGGCCCTGAAAATGGCTAAGCCGGATGCGAAGCTTAGAATTATTGAGGGGATGAATCACGTCTTAAAAGCTGTTCCATTGGACCCTGAACAGCAAACTGCTTCCTATTCTGACCCAACGCTGCCAGTTGTGCCTGAACTCGTTGAAGGGATAAGTCAATTTATTCATACCAGTGAGATGCGCCGTGAGTCTAACCAGTCGCTGCACCGGAATGTGCCAAATTGA
- a CDS encoding SDR family oxidoreductase — MILQDKVALVTGGTSGIGRATAIAYAQQQAKVVVVGRRIDEGEETVRLIKESGGEAIFVQADVTKEADVQAMVDKAVNVFGRLDIAFNNAGTVGENPSLIEQAEAEYDRMMNVNVKGVWLSMKYEIAQMLKQGSGSIVNTASANGVVALPSVPLYTASKHAVIGLTKAAALQYAKAGIRINVVAPAAIETDMFEAATGGQDEAKAYVTGLHPIGRVGTPLEVANVVLFLSSDLASFITGETLMVDGGYVAQ, encoded by the coding sequence ATGATACTGCAAGATAAAGTGGCGTTAGTCACCGGAGGAACATCGGGCATTGGTCGTGCAACGGCGATCGCCTATGCCCAACAACAAGCCAAGGTGGTGGTGGTGGGTCGCCGAATTGATGAAGGTGAAGAAACGGTTCGATTGATCAAGGAATCTGGCGGAGAGGCGATTTTTGTGCAGGCAGATGTCACGAAAGAAGCCGATGTTCAAGCAATGGTTGATAAAGCGGTTAACGTTTTTGGTCGGTTAGACATTGCCTTTAATAATGCAGGAACTGTTGGCGAAAATCCTTCACTGATTGAGCAAGCAGAAGCTGAATACGATCGCATGATGAACGTCAATGTAAAAGGCGTTTGGTTGTCGATGAAGTATGAAATCGCTCAGATGTTGAAACAGGGAAGTGGTTCAATCGTCAATACGGCATCTGCGAATGGAGTCGTTGCACTTCCTAGCGTACCTCTCTACACCGCGAGTAAACATGCGGTAATAGGCTTAACAAAAGCGGCTGCGCTCCAATATGCCAAAGCGGGGATTCGCATCAATGTCGTAGCACCAGCGGCCATCGAAACGGATATGTTTGAAGCAGCGACAGGTGGGCAGGATGAAGCCAAAGCTTACGTAACAGGACTTCACCCGATCGGGCGGGTTGGAACACCGCTTGAAGTTGCCAATGTAGTCCTGTTTTTATCCTCTGACCTGGCATCGTTCATAACAGGTGAAACGTTGATGGTAGATGGCGGGTATGTAGCGCAATAG
- a CDS encoding PAS domain S-box protein yields the protein MGMKMRMSSSINNLIDLPNKLPLRVVLIVPLMLLLTGAVGVVGYLSFRNGQRAVNQVVTELQNEILHQIKGKLGDYVQVAHDINRLNAIALAKGDINPDSAAGETVFWQQTQIFPTASFVYCGNEKGNLVGVGKMTNKAHLQTWVVNDSTNQIPYFYGLDDQGNRNREFDKGAQPFDARVRPWYQAAKEARQPTWSPIYLGFTTRWPAIATSIPVYDSSGRTLIGACGIDFLLPQEMSQFLESLNIGKTGSAFIIERSRTLVSTSTAEPIVENTSDDSERLLANQSSNSTIRATADFLEQRFDGFDQIQGAQRLAFDIDGARQFVQVVPFQDRYGLDWLIVIVLPEADYLGQIQSNIRDTLLLCVLALVAALILSVLTTRWITRPLLSLNQSAQAIADGQWHQTVTIKRSDELGKLANSFNQMAQQLQTAFLELQTLNQNLAENETRLQAFLESLPISISILDATGHPYYANQRRFQMLGKAIDPTVSCDHLAELYHLYRAGTNQLYPNDQLPIVQALSGKHTRVDDIEIHQNGQTIPIEVWGTPIFDEQGKVAYAIATFQDITERKQAEKLLADYNCTLEHQVAERTAALQRSEAKFQAIFENSQIGIFQVRISDGLILDANQRFANLYGFDSPEAMIGLERTRSYYVNPSERQQFLELLKRDKEVRSYEVQMRKRDGTVFWGQFSSYLNAANGYIEGVLADISDRKQAEAALQASEERLRLALTASKQGLYDMNLKTEEIVVNPEYALMLGYDPATFQETKSRWVESLHPDDRESMVAVYSGFMTGEAPNYRAEYRLRTRNGQWKWILSVGKIVAWNESGEPIRALGVYIDIGDRKQAEAALQASETELRTLIAAIPDPLYVLTAEGQVLEAVEREPNQSCIPIEEQIGKTLHQLLAKEQADEFLSCMQQVLRTRQVLTMEYSHWKAGRELWFSVRIAPIRHDQVIWLVRDITALKQAEEASILEERNRMAREIHDTLAQSFTGILAQVGAANQVLTDDVEAAQAHLDLIKDLARTGLVEARRSVVALRPQLLEEGSLQNALHGLVAQIRAAAMDTTLYYEIEGTVYSLPAEVENNLLRMGQEALTNAIRHANADEIRLQLAYDRDQVSLRVRDNGQGFGVGSMPSSEGFGLLGMSERAERIGAQLTIRSQPGQGTEIIVTVNP from the coding sequence ATGGGGATGAAAATGAGGATGAGTTCATCGATCAATAATCTTATTGATCTGCCTAACAAGCTACCGCTGCGAGTCGTCCTCATTGTGCCTCTGATGCTGCTACTGACGGGGGCCGTTGGAGTTGTCGGTTATCTTTCATTCAGAAATGGCCAGCGGGCGGTCAATCAAGTTGTGACCGAACTCCAAAACGAGATTCTCCATCAGATTAAGGGCAAGTTGGGCGATTACGTCCAGGTGGCTCACGACATCAATCGTTTGAATGCGATCGCACTGGCCAAGGGAGACATTAATCCAGACAGCGCCGCCGGAGAGACGGTGTTCTGGCAGCAAACTCAGATTTTCCCGACGGCGAGTTTCGTTTACTGTGGCAACGAAAAGGGAAATCTGGTGGGCGTGGGCAAGATGACCAATAAAGCTCACCTGCAAACCTGGGTTGTGAATGACTCCACAAATCAGATTCCTTACTTTTACGGTCTGGACGATCAGGGCAATCGCAATCGCGAATTTGACAAAGGTGCCCAGCCGTTTGATGCTCGCGTTCGCCCCTGGTATCAAGCGGCAAAGGAAGCCCGTCAGCCCACCTGGAGTCCAATTTATTTAGGATTCACGACCCGCTGGCCCGCGATCGCCACCAGCATCCCCGTCTACGATTCTAGTGGTAGGACGTTGATCGGAGCCTGCGGCATTGACTTTTTGCTGCCTCAGGAAATGAGCCAGTTCTTGGAAAGTTTAAATATTGGCAAAACTGGCAGCGCATTCATCATCGAGCGTTCAAGAACGTTGGTATCCACGTCTACGGCTGAGCCCATTGTTGAGAATACAAGCGACGATAGCGAGCGATTGTTGGCCAATCAAAGCAGTAATTCAACCATCCGGGCAACGGCTGACTTTTTGGAACAGCGTTTTGATGGCTTTGATCAGATTCAAGGGGCGCAGCGACTGGCGTTTGATATTGATGGGGCACGACAGTTTGTGCAGGTTGTGCCCTTCCAGGATCGCTACGGGTTGGACTGGCTGATTGTGATCGTGCTTCCAGAAGCAGATTATTTGGGACAAATTCAGTCAAATATTCGAGATACGCTGCTGCTATGCGTTTTAGCGTTAGTGGCAGCGCTGATTTTGAGTGTGTTAACGACTCGCTGGATTACCAGACCGCTGCTGAGTTTAAATCAATCAGCGCAGGCGATCGCCGATGGCCAATGGCATCAAACGGTCACCATTAAGCGATCCGATGAACTGGGAAAACTGGCAAACTCCTTTAACCAGATGGCTCAACAGCTGCAAACGGCCTTTTTGGAACTACAGACCCTGAACCAAAACCTGGCTGAAAATGAAACTCGCCTCCAAGCCTTTTTGGAATCGCTGCCCATTAGCATTTCCATTTTGGATGCGACAGGCCACCCCTACTATGCGAATCAGCGGAGATTTCAGATGCTGGGGAAAGCCATTGATCCGACGGTCTCTTGCGATCATCTGGCCGAACTATATCACCTGTACAGGGCGGGCACGAATCAGCTCTATCCGAATGACCAACTGCCCATTGTCCAAGCGTTGAGCGGTAAGCATACCCGAGTTGACGATATCGAAATTCACCAAAACGGTCAAACTATTCCCATTGAAGTCTGGGGAACCCCCATCTTTGATGAACAGGGAAAGGTGGCCTATGCGATCGCGACCTTTCAAGACATTACAGAGCGCAAACAAGCCGAAAAACTCCTAGCCGACTACAACTGCACTTTAGAGCACCAGGTCGCAGAACGAACTGCCGCGTTACAACGCAGTGAAGCCAAGTTCCAAGCTATCTTTGAAAACTCGCAGATCGGCATCTTCCAAGTCCGCATCTCGGATGGATTAATTCTTGATGCCAATCAACGCTTTGCCAATCTGTATGGCTTTGACTCACCAGAGGCGATGATTGGGCTTGAACGAACCAGAAGCTACTATGTAAATCCAAGCGAGCGCCAACAGTTCCTTGAGTTGCTGAAGCGAGATAAGGAAGTGCGAAGTTATGAAGTGCAGATGCGAAAACGAGACGGGACAGTGTTTTGGGGACAGTTCTCTTCGTATCTGAATGCAGCTAATGGATACATCGAAGGCGTGCTTGCGGATATTAGCGATCGCAAACAAGCAGAAGCCGCTCTACAAGCGAGTGAAGAACGATTACGCCTAGCATTAACCGCTTCAAAGCAGGGACTCTACGATATGAATCTCAAAACTGAAGAAATCGTGGTTAACCCAGAATACGCTCTAATGCTGGGCTACGATCCAGCAACATTTCAAGAGACCAAATCTAGGTGGGTTGAGAGTTTGCATCCTGATGACAGAGAATCAATGGTTGCAGTTTACAGTGGTTTTATGACGGGAGAGGCCCCGAACTATCGAGCAGAGTATCGCCTGCGTACCCGGAATGGTCAGTGGAAATGGATTCTTTCTGTCGGAAAAATTGTTGCCTGGAATGAATCTGGTGAACCCATCCGAGCGTTGGGAGTTTATATAGATATTGGCGATCGCAAGCAAGCAGAAGCTGCTCTACAAGCCTCAGAGACAGAGTTACGAACTTTAATTGCGGCAATTCCCGACCCGCTATATGTGCTAACTGCCGAAGGGCAAGTACTCGAAGCAGTCGAAAGAGAGCCAAATCAGTCATGTATACCAATCGAGGAGCAGATTGGTAAAACACTGCATCAACTCCTTGCCAAGGAACAAGCCGATGAATTCCTGAGTTGCATGCAGCAGGTGTTGAGAACCCGGCAAGTCCTTACTATGGAATACAGCCACTGGAAAGCTGGGCGAGAACTCTGGTTTTCGGTTCGCATTGCCCCGATTCGGCACGATCAAGTGATTTGGCTGGTGCGAGATATCACGGCGCTAAAGCAAGCAGAAGAAGCCTCAATTTTAGAGGAGCGCAACCGCATGGCACGCGAAATCCACGACACACTCGCTCAGTCGTTTACAGGTATTCTGGCTCAGGTCGGAGCGGCAAACCAGGTGCTCACGGATGATGTAGAAGCAGCTCAGGCACACCTAGACCTGATCAAAGATTTGGCGCGAACGGGGCTGGTTGAAGCACGGCGATCGGTCGTCGCGCTCCGTCCTCAGCTTTTGGAGGAAGGCAGTCTACAGAACGCTCTACATGGTCTCGTCGCTCAAATCAGAGCTGCCGCAATGGATACCACTTTGTACTACGAGATCGAGGGTACAGTGTATTCTCTACCGGCTGAAGTCGAGAACAACCTACTGCGGATGGGGCAGGAAGCCTTAACCAATGCAATCAGACACGCCAATGCCGACGAAATTCGATTGCAGCTAGCCTACGATCGCGATCAGGTTAGCTTGCGCGTGAGAGACAATGGACAAGGCTTTGGCGTTGGGAGTATGCCATCCTCTGAGGGTTTTGGCTTACTCGGCATGAGCGAACGGGCAGAGCGCATCGGCGCACAACTCACGATTAGGAGTCAACCTGGACAGGGAACAGAGATTATCGTCACCGTCAACCCTTGA
- a CDS encoding aminopeptidase P N-terminal domain-containing protein, protein MTTPYAHRRQRAMDLIGSGTAIFASAPPAVMHNDVDYPFRQDSNFYYLTGFNEPGAVAVLAPHHDEHRFVLFVRPKDPEKETWSGYRLGVEKAKEQLGADEVYPIAELDEHLPKYLEKADRLYYRFGHDDALNQRILRHWQKLLATYYKRGTGPVAIEDATLMMQTLRRVKSPEELDALRRAIAIAAKAHNHARDITRPGRFEYEIQAEMEHIFRLEGAMGPAYGSIVASGANACILHYVENNCQMQEGDLLLIDAGCAVDYYNADITRTFPVGGRFSDEQRILYELVLAAQVRAIAAVKPGAPFNEFHDAATRTITEGLVELGLLAGDVNTLIEEKKHKAFFMHGTGHFLGLDVHDAGVLRNPDKTWKPFEVGNVVTVEPGIYISPTYKPVEGQPPIDDRWRGIGIRIEDDVLVTETGCEVLTAAVPKSLEDMER, encoded by the coding sequence ATGACCACCCCCTACGCCCACCGCCGTCAGCGTGCCATGGATCTCATCGGCAGCGGTACCGCCATCTTCGCCAGTGCGCCCCCGGCGGTAATGCACAACGACGTCGACTATCCCTTTCGCCAGGACAGCAATTTCTACTACCTGACGGGGTTTAACGAACCAGGGGCGGTGGCGGTGCTGGCCCCCCACCACGACGAACACCGGTTTGTGCTGTTTGTGCGGCCCAAAGATCCCGAAAAGGAGACCTGGTCGGGCTACCGACTGGGGGTGGAGAAAGCAAAGGAACAGTTGGGAGCCGATGAGGTCTATCCCATCGCCGAACTGGACGAGCATCTGCCCAAGTACCTGGAGAAGGCCGACCGCCTCTACTACCGCTTTGGCCACGACGATGCCCTAAACCAGCGGATTCTCAGGCACTGGCAGAAGCTGCTGGCCACCTACTACAAGCGCGGCACCGGCCCGGTGGCAATCGAAGACGCCACCCTGATGATGCAGACCCTGCGGCGGGTGAAGTCGCCTGAGGAACTGGATGCACTGCGGCGGGCGATCGCGATCGCCGCCAAGGCCCACAACCACGCCCGTGATATTACCCGCCCCGGTCGGTTTGAGTATGAGATTCAGGCCGAGATGGAGCACATCTTTCGCCTGGAGGGGGCAATGGGGCCAGCCTACGGCTCAATTGTGGCCTCCGGGGCCAACGCCTGCATTCTGCACTACGTGGAAAACAATTGCCAGATGCAGGAGGGAGACCTGCTGCTGATCGACGCGGGCTGCGCGGTGGACTACTACAACGCCGACATCACCCGCACGTTCCCCGTGGGGGGGCGTTTTAGCGATGAGCAGCGGATTTTGTACGAGCTGGTGCTGGCGGCTCAGGTAAGGGCGATCGCCGCCGTCAAACCCGGTGCCCCCTTCAACGAGTTCCACGACGCCGCCACCCGCACCATCACCGAGGGGCTGGTAGAACTCGGCCTGCTGGCGGGGGATGTCAACACCCTGATCGAGGAGAAAAAGCACAAGGCCTTCTTCATGCACGGTACCGGCCACTTCCTCGGGCTGGATGTCCACGACGCGGGCGTGCTGCGCAACCCCGACAAAACCTGGAAGCCCTTTGAGGTGGGCAACGTGGTTACCGTCGAGCCGGGCATCTACATTTCCCCCACCTACAAGCCCGTCGAGGGGCAGCCCCCCATCGACGATCGCTGGCGGGGCATCGGCATTCGCATCGAAGACGACGTGCTGGTGACAGAGACCGGCTGCGAGGTGCTCACCGCCGCCGTGCCCAAGTCTCTGGAAGATATGGAGCGCTAA
- a CDS encoding DUF5996 family protein, whose translation MPHLWPPLSLDDWQDTCTTLHLWTQIVGKIRLVQTPWINHSWHVPLYLTARGLTTGTIPHDDQIFQIDFDFFDHQLRIVTSGGQERTVALQPRTVADFYQAVMESLGELGVAVRIHTTPNEIPDAIPFEQDDTHGAYDGEAAQRFWRVLLQSDRVFREFRSHFCGKVSPVHFFWGSFDLAVTRFSGRSAPPHPGGVPNLPDDVAQEAYCQEVSSAGFWPGTGLGYPAFYSYAYPTPEGFKDATVQPEAAFFHQGLGEFVLPYEAVREAADPDQALLGFLHSTYEAAAELAGWDVAGLKQAWFK comes from the coding sequence ATGCCGCATCTCTGGCCGCCGCTGAGTCTGGACGATTGGCAAGACACCTGCACCACCCTGCACCTGTGGACTCAGATTGTGGGCAAAATTCGCCTGGTGCAAACGCCGTGGATTAACCACTCGTGGCATGTGCCGCTGTACCTGACGGCGCGGGGTCTGACGACGGGCACCATTCCCCACGATGACCAAATCTTTCAGATCGACTTCGACTTTTTTGACCACCAGCTGCGCATTGTCACCAGTGGGGGGCAAGAGCGAACGGTGGCGCTGCAACCGCGCACCGTGGCGGACTTTTACCAGGCCGTAATGGAGTCCCTGGGGGAGTTGGGGGTTGCCGTGCGCATCCACACCACGCCAAATGAAATTCCAGACGCGATCCCCTTCGAGCAGGATGACACCCATGGGGCCTACGACGGCGAGGCGGCTCAGCGGTTTTGGCGGGTGCTGTTGCAATCTGACCGGGTCTTTCGCGAGTTTCGCTCCCACTTTTGCGGCAAGGTCAGCCCGGTGCATTTTTTCTGGGGCAGCTTTGATCTGGCGGTGACGCGGTTTTCGGGGCGGTCTGCGCCGCCCCATCCGGGGGGTGTGCCCAACCTGCCGGACGATGTGGCCCAGGAGGCCTACTGTCAGGAGGTCAGCAGCGCTGGGTTTTGGCCGGGTACTGGCCTGGGCTACCCGGCGTTTTATTCCTACGCCTACCCGACGCCGGAGGGGTTCAAAGACGCCACTGTGCAGCCGGAGGCGGCGTTTTTCCATCAGGGATTGGGGGAGTTTGTTTTGCCCTACGAGGCGGTGCGCGAGGCGGCTGACCCGGATCAGGCGCTGCTGGGGTTTCTGCACAGCACCTACGAGGCAGCGGCTGAACTGGCGGGGTGGGATGTTGCTGGGCTGAAGCAGGCCTGGTTTAAGTAA
- the rppA gene encoding two-component system response regulator RppA, with the protein MRILLVEDERDLGAAIQRDLRREKYVVDWVQHGDDAWHLLGDAAQPYTLGVFDWLLPGLSGVELCRKLRSQGTPLPVLLLTAKDRLHDKVEGLDAGADDYLVKPFGMEELLARLRALQRRSPAFQPPQIQVGGLMLDYSTSTVALADSAQQPLPLTTKEFQLLEYFMQHPNQILSREQLMNRVWSLQADPMSNVVAAQIRLLRKKLADHGCEGLIETVYGMGYRFNAAL; encoded by the coding sequence ATGCGCATCCTGCTAGTTGAAGACGAACGTGACCTGGGGGCCGCCATCCAGCGCGATCTACGACGTGAGAAGTACGTGGTCGATTGGGTGCAGCACGGCGACGATGCCTGGCACCTGCTGGGCGATGCGGCCCAACCCTACACCCTCGGCGTTTTCGACTGGCTGCTGCCGGGGCTGAGCGGTGTGGAACTGTGCCGAAAACTGCGATCGCAGGGCACCCCCCTGCCGGTTCTACTGCTCACCGCCAAAGATCGGCTGCACGATAAAGTAGAAGGGCTAGACGCCGGGGCCGACGATTACCTGGTCAAACCCTTCGGCATGGAAGAACTGCTGGCCCGGTTGCGGGCACTCCAGCGGCGATCGCCCGCCTTTCAGCCGCCCCAGATCCAGGTTGGCGGCCTGATGCTCGACTACAGCACCTCCACTGTGGCCCTGGCCGACTCGGCCCAGCAGCCCCTACCCCTGACCACCAAAGAATTTCAGCTGTTGGAATACTTTATGCAGCACCCCAACCAAATTTTGTCGCGCGAGCAGCTGATGAACCGGGTGTGGTCGCTGCAAGCCGACCCCATGAGCAACGTGGTGGCGGCGCAGATTCGGCTGCTGCGCAAAAAGCTGGCCGACCACGGCTGCGAAGGGCTAATCGAAACCGTCTACGGCATGGGCTACCGGTTCAATGCGGCTCTCTAA
- a CDS encoding nuclear transport factor 2 family protein yields the protein MVKEQIVDKQANVQATPNLTPAQEALQAVWEEHIGHEFGTHSTEDALATMVEDAYVNHIPVMTGGVGKQAVGEFYAKYFIPQIPPDFELVPISRTIGTDQLVDEMVGKFTHTIQMDWLLPGVAPTEKRIEVPVVAIIQFRDGKIAHEHLYWDQATVLVQIGLLDSEKLPIVGVDSARKLMNQNLPSNTLIDRASDRD from the coding sequence ATGGTCAAAGAGCAAATTGTAGACAAACAAGCAAATGTACAGGCAACTCCCAATCTGACACCTGCTCAGGAAGCTTTACAAGCGGTCTGGGAAGAGCATATCGGGCACGAGTTTGGTACTCACAGCACTGAAGATGCTCTCGCTACGATGGTTGAGGACGCTTACGTGAATCACATTCCGGTCATGACTGGAGGAGTTGGAAAACAAGCCGTGGGTGAGTTTTATGCCAAATACTTCATTCCACAGATTCCGCCAGACTTCGAGCTAGTTCCGATTTCGCGCACGATCGGAACCGATCAACTCGTCGATGAAATGGTGGGTAAGTTCACTCATACTATTCAGATGGACTGGCTGCTACCGGGTGTTGCTCCGACCGAGAAACGGATTGAGGTACCAGTGGTCGCGATTATTCAATTTCGTGACGGCAAGATAGCTCATGAACATCTCTACTGGGATCAGGCGACTGTCTTGGTTCAAATCGGCTTGCTTGATTCTGAAAAACTGCCCATTGTAGGCGTTGACAGTGCGCGTAAGTTGATGAATCAGAACTTACCCTCAAATACACTGATTGATCGTGCCAGCGATCGCGACTAA
- the rppB gene encoding two-component system sensor histidine kinase RppB produces MRLSKLALPTPAPYTRPFWLTRWRLTALYASSMGVILTATAIGFYVAMAQDHRREIDHRLETVASTLHDSLEPALDQPGQLTPLALQILPDLCTTSAGCSASPDRHVLGLLHQQGYYLRLLNLSGQGVAIAGDPPAQVIHSAAAGLHTLHKVDGVTYRQMSLPLKNAAGIPWGYLQVGSSLNVLDQHLSWVRWALLLGLPLALGLVWAVSWWVAGVAIRPAYRAYQHIQQFTADAAHELRTPLATIHLSTESASHLEPMPAAEAQGVLQVVNRQTRRLTTLVNDLLILSRLEQADDRSAPTLVYLPDLIKDIEEEFAALALTKGIRLTTMAPEAKTLTVYGHESELYRLLLNIVGNALEYTPKGGSVTIRLTPRDGRPRPVSDHRYALIEVEDTGLGIAPPDQAKIFDRFYRVNPDRSRHTGGSGLGLAIARAIAQAHGGDIQVKSEVGKGSCFTIQLPRSA; encoded by the coding sequence ATGCGGCTCTCTAAACTCGCTCTCCCTACACCTGCCCCCTACACCCGCCCCTTCTGGCTCACCCGCTGGCGGCTCACCGCCCTCTACGCCAGCTCCATGGGGGTGATTTTGACCGCTACCGCCATCGGCTTCTATGTCGCGATGGCCCAGGATCACCGCCGTGAAATCGACCACCGCCTGGAGACTGTCGCCAGCACCCTCCACGACAGTCTGGAACCCGCCCTCGACCAGCCCGGCCAGCTCACGCCGCTGGCCTTGCAAATTTTGCCTGACCTCTGTACGACCTCGGCGGGCTGCTCCGCTTCGCCCGATCGCCACGTGCTGGGCCTGCTGCACCAGCAGGGCTACTACCTGCGACTGCTCAATTTGTCGGGGCAGGGGGTGGCGATCGCAGGCGATCCCCCCGCCCAAGTCATCCACTCCGCCGCAGCGGGTCTCCACACCCTGCACAAAGTCGATGGCGTCACCTACCGCCAGATGTCGCTGCCGCTGAAAAATGCGGCTGGCATCCCCTGGGGTTACCTCCAGGTGGGCAGTTCCCTGAACGTTCTAGACCAACACCTGAGCTGGGTGCGGTGGGCCTTGCTGTTGGGGTTGCCCCTGGCCCTGGGGCTGGTATGGGCCGTGAGTTGGTGGGTGGCAGGGGTGGCCATTCGCCCCGCCTACCGGGCTTACCAGCACATTCAGCAGTTTACTGCCGATGCCGCCCACGAGCTGCGTACGCCCCTGGCGACGATTCACCTGTCCACCGAGTCGGCTAGCCACCTCGAACCGATGCCTGCGGCAGAGGCCCAGGGGGTGCTCCAGGTGGTGAATCGTCAAACCCGGCGGCTCACCACCCTGGTCAACGACCTGCTAATTCTCTCCCGCCTAGAGCAGGCCGACGATCGCTCGGCCCCTACCCTGGTTTACCTGCCCGACCTGATTAAAGACATCGAAGAAGAATTTGCGGCCCTGGCCCTGACAAAAGGCATTCGCCTGACCACAATGGCTCCCGAGGCCAAAACATTGACCGTGTATGGTCACGAGTCTGAACTCTATCGACTGCTGCTCAATATTGTGGGCAACGCCCTGGAGTACACGCCCAAGGGCGGCAGCGTAACCATTCGCCTCACCCCCCGCGATGGCCGTCCTCGGCCGGTCTCTGACCATCGCTACGCCCTGATTGAAGTCGAAGACACAGGCCTAGGCATTGCTCCTCCAGACCAAGCCAAGATTTTTGATCGGTTCTACCGCGTCAACCCCGATCGCTCTCGCCATACCGGTGGTTCTGGGCTGGGCCTGGCGATCGCGCGGGCGATCGCCCAGGCCCACGGCGGCGATATTCAGGTCAAGAGCGAAGTCGGCAAGGGCAGCTGTTTCACCATTCAACTCCCCAGATCAGCCTAG
- a CDS encoding response regulator transcription factor produces MSQAMTIRVLIADDHAIFRQGLATIINRDPDMSVIAQAENGEQAIALFGEHQPDVALMDLRMPEVEGVAAIGAICAATKSARIIVLTTYDSDEDIYRGLQAGAKGYLLKETEPDELLNAIRTVHRGQKYIPPDVGAKLVQRLSNPELSERELTVLRSLAQGMSNADIAAALSIGEGTVKSHVNRILNKLDVNDRTQAVIVAVKRGIVSL; encoded by the coding sequence ATGAGCCAAGCCATGACCATTAGGGTTTTGATTGCGGACGATCACGCCATTTTTCGGCAAGGATTAGCCACGATTATTAACCGTGATCCAGATATGAGCGTGATTGCCCAAGCCGAAAATGGGGAACAGGCGATCGCTCTATTTGGGGAACACCAACCGGATGTCGCACTCATGGATTTGCGAATGCCGGAAGTGGAAGGAGTTGCCGCCATCGGTGCAATTTGTGCTGCTACTAAATCGGCTCGGATTATTGTACTGACCACCTATGATAGCGACGAAGATATTTACCGGGGATTGCAGGCAGGCGCAAAAGGATACCTGTTGAAAGAAACTGAACCCGACGAGCTTCTAAATGCCATTCGTACCGTTCATCGGGGTCAGAAGTACATTCCGCCCGATGTGGGAGCAAAGTTAGTTCAACGTCTCAGTAATCCAGAACTGAGTGAACGAGAACTAACGGTGCTCCGCTCACTAGCTCAGGGGATGAGCAATGCTGATATTGCGGCAGCGTTAAGTATAGGTGAAGGTACTGTTAAATCCCACGTCAATCGGATTTTGAATAAGCTAGATGTCAACGATCGCACCCAAGCTGTGATTGTTGCCGTTAAGCGCGGCATTGTAAGTTTATAG